GTTTTTCATGTAAACGTTACCCCTGTAGTAATTGAAGTCATTCGCTTCATCATCTACCATAGGTCGGTAAACATCGGCAACCCATTCGGAAACGTTACCAGCCATATCATAAAGGCCAAAGTCATTAGCAGCATAAGATTTTACTTTTGCAGTAATATCAGCACCATCATCAGACCATCCAGATACGCCTCCGTAATCCCCTTTTCCTTGTTTAAAGTTGGCCAATTGGTCTCCTTTATATTTTCTTTTTCCAGAACGGGTGTATTGACCACTCCATGGGTATTTCTTTTTACCTCTGTAAAGGTTGTATTCTCTTGTGCCTACTAAAGCCAATGCTGCAAATTCCCATTCTGCTTCTGTTGGAAGCCTGTATTCTGGTAAAATGATTCCAGAAGTTCTTTGGGCATAAACATTTTTAGCATCTTCTTTATTGGCTAATTTGTTACGTTGTCCTTTTAATACGATTTCCTCGTTTCCACCATACGCTTTGGTTGGTGCATTAAGGTAAGTTTCAGTATTAAAACTGCTTTCTCCGGTTACATCAACCGTTTTAGCATCTCTTTTTAAATAACCTTCACGCTCTAAAACTGCCTCGTTCACACGGTCTGTTCTCCATTTGCTGAATTCTACAGCCTGGATCCAGTTCACTCCAACTACAGGATAATCTCCGTAAGCCGGGTGTCTTAGGTAGTTGTTTGTCATGGTTTCATTGTAACCAAGACGGTCTCTCCATACTAATGTATCCGGTAGAGCCCCTACGTAAATGTTTTTATAGTTTTCATCTTCTGGTGGGAAAACACGTTTCAACCAATCCAGATATTCCATGTACATTTTATTGGTAACTTCCGTTTCATCCATGTAAAATGATTGTACATGCTGTTGGTTCGGTGAGTTATTCCAATCGTGCATAACATCATCCTGCACTCTACCCATCGTAAAAGTTCCACCCTCTACTAATACAAGACCAGGAGCAGTTTCCTGTTTCTTGAACTTCGAGTTGTACTGGAATCCGCCTTTTTTGTCATTGATCTTCCAACCGGTAGCATTCGATGCGTTAGAACCGGAATTTTTACTACAACTAGTAAAACCTAAGGTTATTGCTACCGCTAGCAACATCTTAAAAGCCATAATTTTGTTGATTTTCATACTTTCAGTAGGTAATAAATTTGTGCCGCAATATAATAATTAACCATTAAACTACAACATGTTTTTTTTAATTAGCGAAAAAAGTTAATAATTTTCTGTTAAATGCCTTTTTAATAGAACGCAAATTTAATATAAATATTATAGGATAGATTACTCTAAATAAATTATTTTTACTTTTTGTAATATTTAACATTTAACCACGTTATTCACATTAATGAAAAATGCCATTGCCTTACTTTTAAGCTTTTATTCGTTCG
The Flavobacterium kingsejongi genome window above contains:
- the gldJ gene encoding gliding motility lipoprotein GldJ; the encoded protein is MKINKIMAFKMLLAVAITLGFTSCSKNSGSNASNATGWKINDKKGGFQYNSKFKKQETAPGLVLVEGGTFTMGRVQDDVMHDWNNSPNQQHVQSFYMDETEVTNKMYMEYLDWLKRVFPPEDENYKNIYVGALPDTLVWRDRLGYNETMTNNYLRHPAYGDYPVVGVNWIQAVEFSKWRTDRVNEAVLEREGYLKRDAKTVDVTGESSFNTETYLNAPTKAYGGNEEIVLKGQRNKLANKEDAKNVYAQRTSGIILPEYRLPTEAEWEFAALALVGTREYNLYRGKKKYPWSGQYTRSGKRKYKGDQLANFKQGKGDYGGVSGWSDDGADITAKVKSYAANDFGLYDMAGNVSEWVADVYRPMVDDEANDFNYYRGNVYMKNKIGEDGKAEIVTSADIQYDTLSNGRIIARNLPGQIAQVPIDDKETYLRQNFDKSDNRNYRDGDKQSTRYFDFGSSEEGDKLDDSKRMYDSPEHKVVTDSLGNMVRKYDHSSSRTTLINDNVRVYKGGSWRDRAYWLDPAQRRYYPQDMATDDIGFRCAMSRVGPKSDGKKKARN